A region from the Paenibacillus humicola genome encodes:
- a CDS encoding 2-oxoacid:acceptor oxidoreductase family protein, whose product MAVLPKQNELGFFEIRLESIGGLGANLAGKMLAEAGVVGSGFNGVSFSSYGSEKKGSPVKAHIRFCDLDTNIRDTTPVERPHVVGIFHENLSKTVNVISGIYEDSVVLVNSSKTPDQLKEKMKLLGGTIAVVDATGIALEENNRVNMAMLGGLFRLCDFLDFEHMKGIIRKSLEKKYPQAVEPALRTFQRGYDEVKSQSFKLAEGTAMPAFKRWDIPALGYETQPLGGMITNPGNSVLKDLSISRNGMMPHFDDDKCIHCAACDTACPDFCFVWEEQPDKKGRPQMFLQGIDYQYCKGCLKCVVACPTEALSSERETDGYGDEHRVPHRFAWAAN is encoded by the coding sequence TTGGCGGTTCTTCCAAAACAGAACGAACTCGGTTTCTTCGAAATTCGCCTGGAGTCGATCGGCGGATTGGGCGCCAACCTGGCCGGCAAAATGCTGGCTGAAGCAGGCGTGGTTGGAAGCGGTTTCAATGGGGTCAGCTTTTCCTCATACGGATCGGAGAAGAAAGGCTCGCCGGTTAAGGCGCATATCCGGTTTTGCGACCTGGACACGAATATCCGCGATACGACGCCGGTTGAACGGCCGCATGTCGTGGGCATTTTTCACGAAAATTTGTCCAAAACGGTCAACGTCATCAGCGGCATTTATGAAGACAGCGTCGTACTGGTCAACTCCTCGAAAACGCCGGACCAGCTGAAGGAAAAAATGAAGCTCCTCGGCGGAACGATCGCCGTCGTCGATGCCACCGGCATTGCGCTCGAAGAGAACAACCGGGTGAATATGGCGATGCTTGGCGGCCTGTTCCGGCTTTGCGATTTCCTCGATTTCGAACATATGAAAGGCATCATCCGCAAATCGCTCGAGAAAAAGTACCCGCAGGCGGTCGAACCGGCCCTCCGTACGTTCCAGCGCGGCTACGACGAGGTGAAGTCGCAGTCCTTCAAGCTGGCGGAAGGTACGGCGATGCCGGCGTTCAAACGGTGGGACATTCCGGCGCTCGGCTACGAAACGCAGCCGCTCGGCGGCATGATCACGAATCCCGGCAACAGCGTGCTGAAAGATTTGAGCATCTCCCGCAACGGGATGATGCCGCATTTCGACGATGACAAATGTATCCACTGCGCCGCGTGCGACACGGCCTGCCCGGATTTCTGCTTCGTTTGGGAAGAGCAGCCGGACAAGAAAGGCCGCCCGCAGATGTTTCTGCAGGGCATCGATTATCAGTACTGCAAGGGCTGCCTGAAATGCGTCGTGGCGTGCCCGACCGAAGCGCTCAGCTCCGAGCGGGAAACGGACGGTTACGGAGACGAGCACCGCGTTCCGCATCGCTTCGCCTGGGCTGCAAACTGA